Part of the Helicobacter bilis genome is shown below.
TCTTCCCTTAGCCCTAAAGTAAAACGAAATCCATCAAAGGCTTCCCATTCATTTTCTGCAAAAAGGGCGAGAGTGTGCTGTGAAAACTGACTAGGCTTTGCTACCATATCCTGCATCCATGAAAACCAGTATTGCGCCCCAACGCTTAGATAGTTTTCATAAGGCAGGTCGATAAAGCCTTTTGATTCTAGAATCACATCTTTACCAGCTATTTGTCGTGGATTATTGGGCTTTGTATTTGTCATGCGTCCATCGTTATTACTTTGATTAAACTGCAAAGAATTTTCTATACTCCATGTGCCATAGTTGCCTTTATGTGCGATGATATTGTTGTTTCTACTTACAATATAGGCGTTCGCTGTGCTTGTGTGTTGCCCTAACTGCTCTTTGCTATTATCATACCATTGACTCGCATAACTTGTATCAAAATAAATATGATTATTAGAATCTAGATTCCATAAAAGTCTGCCACCAATATCATAGATATGTGCCATAGTGGGATTACCGATAAAGCCTGCGCTATCGGTTACTATATCGCCTACATTTGGGAATGTTGGTGAGCCTGCGCTATTATTCGGCTTATTTTGTGTAATTGTATATTGATATTTTACATCGGAGGGTTCTCTAAAGTAGTAACGAGCCCTTAGCTGCAGCCCAAGTTTATCCTTAATAATAGGTGCGACACCAAAGAGATTTAGCATGTAGCCAGAGCCATATTGTCTGTCTTCATTTTGCGTTGTTTCTAGCCCGATATTCACAGCGTATTTATCAAAACTCTTTTTTGTAATGATATTAATCACACCGCCAATCGCATCACTCCCATAAAGCGTACTCATAGGACCACGGATAACCTCAATCCTCTCAATCGCACTCAAAGGTGGCATAAAGCTCGTATCAGCCTGACTCCAACCCGCATTTGTCGTATTAATATCCCCTGCGACACTTGTGCGTTTGCCATCGATTAGAATCAAAGTATAGTTTGCTGGCATACCGCGGATAGAAATCTTTAATCCACCTGTTTTTCCTAACTCTGTATTGACATCAATGCCCGGAATATCAGCAATAGCTTCCGCTAAATCCCTATGAGGCTTATTCTCTAACTCTTCTCTGCTAATCACGGTGATAGAAGCGGGAGCATCTTTTAGTAGTTGTTCTGTGCCACGAGCAGTCGTTACGACTTGTTGTAGTTTATAGTTTTTTGCTTCTGTGTTTGTGGTTGATTGTATTTTGTCGTCTTGTGTATCTGCGAGCATAAAGCCAGATAACACCAAAGAGAGTAGAGAATAGTGTGAAATACGCTTCGAGATAACACGATTTTGCATAGATTTTGTTAGCATTAAATATCCTTGTGTTTAAAAATATCATATTGTATCATAATAATTTATAAATTAATAATCAATTGTATTATTTTATTTTAAAATATATAGGAATTATTATTATTTATAGCTTATTATGTCGTAAGTAATACAAACATAATAACACCAGATTTACAGATTTAATATAAAAACATTGTAAGATTTTAGAGTTTTATTTTAATATTAAGGAATGTCAATGTTTTATATGAAAAATGCTACTAAGTTTATCATCTCAAAATTCTTTGTTAGCACTCTGCTTGTTAGCACAATGTGTGTTTATGGAAATGATGCAAAGCAATACGATGCGGAAGGTATTGCTGATGTGTTTTATGCGTTGAATGGAGATTCTAAAGATCCACATAAAAAGATTAATCATACAAAAGGCTTTTGTGCGAATGGAGAGTTTATCCCAGCAAATAACATTACAAAAACGCTAAATATACCATTGTTAAAAGAAAAAAGCATTAAGACAGAAGTGCGATATTCACTTGGTGGTGGAAGCAGAGTGGCAAGCGATAAATCAAAGCCTAGAGGCATGGCTTTGAAAATTCAAGGGCAAAAAGATGAATGGGAAATTGTTATGCTAAATACTGAGATTAACTTTGCAAAAAATCCACAGGAATTTGGCGAGTTTTTTGCGATGAGAATCCCAAAAGATGGCAAGGTGGATACTGCCTATATCGCTAAGAGAACAAGCGAGGTCGCATCATACAAAAACTTTGAAGAATATATGAAAAATATCGGTATAACAGGCAGTGTGGCAAATACAATGTATCACAGCATTCACACTTTTTATTTTAAGGATAGTAAGAATAAACTCATTCCGGCAAGATTTAAATTTGTCCCAGCAAATGGCGTAGCCTATCTCAAAGAAAACGAGCTGCAAAAAGTTAGCAATGACTTTTTAGAATCTGATTTTAAAGAAAAGAGCAAAAAAGCCCCGATTGCTTATAAGATGATTCTAGTCCTAGCAAATCCAAAGGATAAAACCGATGATACTACAGCCCTTTGGAGTGGTAAGCACAAGGAAATTGAGGTTGGCACATTGCTTGTAAAACAATATAATGGTGATGTATGTAATGGCGATGTGTTTATGCCAAATGTATTGCCTAATGGTGTAGAAGCTCCAAAAGACCCGCTATTTGAAACACGCAATGATGTATATTCGATCACTTTTGGTAGAAGACAATAAAAATACAAAAATCACACATCAATAAAAGTTTATGTGTGATTGTGAAGTTAGAGACTGCAGGTTTGTATATGATTGGGTGTTGCATAGTAAATAAACTAAAAGCCCTATAAATAAAATATAAATTTTTATATTTTTTACTCTTTATTGCATAACTTTGGGTTACAATATGCGTTTATGCTTAGTTTGAAAGGAGATATTATGCAATCCGTTGATAATAAAGAGATAATTGAGGCAAGTTTGTCCTTAGCAAAGACATTGCAGCACAAAATCAATAGTGATTTAAGTTGTAAAGAAAAAAGATTCCGTAAAAAGATGATGAAAATGCTTGAAAATCCAAGCAGTAAGGTTATGCTTATTGAGTTGCTTGATAGAAGTTTTCGCTCAAAAGATAATGAAATGGCACACGAACTCATCTCGCATACTTTGCAAAAATATGGGATTGCTGATTTTTTCTCTTCGTTTGAAAAGGTATTATTGCAACTATTTTTGGGTATGGGTAAAAGTATGCCGTGTGTGAGTGTGCCTTTTTTCATAAAGAATCTAAAAAAAGATACAAAAGCTATGGTGCTAGATGCCTCGCCTATTGCCCTGAAAAAACATGCAGATAAAAGGGCTAGTGAAAACATTGGCTTAAATGTGAATCTAATCGGTGAAGAGGTGCTTGGGAATCTAGAGTCAAACTATCGTTTGCAAAAGTATGAAGACGCTCTAAACTCAAACTACATTAATTATATCTCTATCAAAATTACAACTATTTTTTCTCAAATCAATATCCTAGATTTTGAATACTCAAAGCGTGAGATAGTAGCAAGGCTTGATAAACTCTATGGCATTGCAGAAGAAAAGCAAAAGGCAGGTATCTCAAAGTTTATTAATCTTGATATGGAAGAGTTTAAGGACTTGGAACTCACGGTGGCAGCCTTTATGGAATCTCTTGCGAAGTTTGATATTAAAGCTGGGATTGTATTACAAGCGTATTTACCAGATTCTTATGAGTATTTAAAAACTTTAGTAGCCTTTTCTAAAGCGAGAGTAGAGAGCGGTAAGCCCCCGATTAAGATTCGCATTGTAAAAGGAGCGAATATGGAGGCTGAAGAGACTATTGCAAGTGTAAAGGGTTGGGAGTTGCCGACATTTAGACAAAAGGTTGATACAGATTCTAACTATAATAAAATGCTTGATTATATCCTGCAAGATTCTAATTTTAAATACATTGATATAGGTATCGCATCGCATAATATCTTTCAAATCGCTTATGCGATGACAAGGATAAATAGGGCAGGGGCGCAAGATAGCTTTACTTTTGAAATGCTTGAGGGTATGAATTTAAAAGCAAGTTTTGAGGTAGCTTCAAGAAATAAGCTTATTTTATACGCCCCGGTATGCGATGATGCGCATTTTAATAATGCTATTGCATATCTTGTAAGGCGACTTGATGAAAATACAGGTAAAGATAACTTTATGCGTTATGCCTTTGATTTAGAGATTGATTCTATTGCGTGGAAACAGCAGGAACAAATCTTTTTACAATCAATCGAGGGTATAAAAAGTGTGCAAGAGACAAGTTATAGGCAGCAAAATAGACTTAAAGCCCCATTTACACAAAAAGCAAATCTTGCTTCTTTCTTTAACGAGCCTGATACTGACTTTATATTGAAACCAAATAGAGAATGGGCGGAGGCGATTAAGACAAAGTGGCTAAATACAGAATCTATTGAGGTTACACCAATAATTGGCGATAAAACTCCAAAAGATAATAAAAGAGAGATTAAGCAAAAAGGCGGCGATAAAGTCATTGCTAATGTGTATTTAGCAAATAAAGATAGTTTAAAAGCGGCTATGGCGTATGTAAAACAAGCACAAAATATACTAAGCTATGAAAAGCTTGGCGAGATTTTGTTGAAAACTGCAGAGATTGTAGCAGAAAGGCGTAATGATTTAATCGGTATAGCAGCCCTTGAAGTGGGTAAAACCTTTGCAGAAACAGACGCTGAGGTAAGTGAGGCGATAGATTTTCTTAGATTCTAT
Proteins encoded:
- a CDS encoding TonB-dependent receptor domain-containing protein, yielding MLTKSMQNRVISKRISHYSLLSLVLSGFMLADTQDDKIQSTTNTEAKNYKLQQVVTTARGTEQLLKDAPASITVISREELENKPHRDLAEAIADIPGIDVNTELGKTGGLKISIRGMPANYTLILIDGKRTSVAGDINTTNAGWSQADTSFMPPLSAIERIEVIRGPMSTLYGSDAIGGVINIITKKSFDKYAVNIGLETTQNEDRQYGSGYMLNLFGVAPIIKDKLGLQLRARYYFREPSDVKYQYTITQNKPNNSAGSPTFPNVGDIVTDSAGFIGNPTMAHIYDIGGRLLWNLDSNNHIYFDTSYASQWYDNSKEQLGQHTSTANAYIVSRNNNIIAHKGNYGTWSIENSLQFNQSNNDGRMTNTKPNNPRQIAGKDVILESKGFIDLPYENYLSVGAQYWFSWMQDMVAKPSQFSQHTLALFAENEWEAFDGFRFTLGLREDYNSRFGFNTSPKAYLVYEAIPDWLTLKGGVSMGYKAPYLNQLIDGQYGFGAQGQLAFLGNPNLKPETSLSFELTALTDNDYFESGITYFYSLFWDKISSETLASQANASICGSAEFTRGCSRAINVDKSYIQGVELYAGIKPLYGVNFDVSYTFTSSEQLTGNLKGAPLTDTLDHRFNAKLGYTWEDLHVYLRSEVQGNRFRGLRPGTDAAQQQVLGAYYKPFMLLHLGATYRINEKFKVNFAIYNLLDKNFADYRQYGWETSGGGGNNYTGNALVGNMYNYIAEGRRYWFSVNMDF
- a CDS encoding catalase family peroxidase; this translates as MCVYGNDAKQYDAEGIADVFYALNGDSKDPHKKINHTKGFCANGEFIPANNITKTLNIPLLKEKSIKTEVRYSLGGGSRVASDKSKPRGMALKIQGQKDEWEIVMLNTEINFAKNPQEFGEFFAMRIPKDGKVDTAYIAKRTSEVASYKNFEEYMKNIGITGSVANTMYHSIHTFYFKDSKNKLIPARFKFVPANGVAYLKENELQKVSNDFLESDFKEKSKKAPIAYKMILVLANPKDKTDDTTALWSGKHKEIEVGTLLVKQYNGDVCNGDVFMPNVLPNGVEAPKDPLFETRNDVYSITFGRRQ
- a CDS encoding bifunctional proline dehydrogenase/L-glutamate gamma-semialdehyde dehydrogenase → MIEASLSLAKTLQHKINSDLSCKEKRFRKKMMKMLENPSSKVMLIELLDRSFRSKDNEMAHELISHTLQKYGIADFFSSFEKVLLQLFLGMGKSMPCVSVPFFIKNLKKDTKAMVLDASPIALKKHADKRASENIGLNVNLIGEEVLGNLESNYRLQKYEDALNSNYINYISIKITTIFSQINILDFEYSKREIVARLDKLYGIAEEKQKAGISKFINLDMEEFKDLELTVAAFMESLAKFDIKAGIVLQAYLPDSYEYLKTLVAFSKARVESGKPPIKIRIVKGANMEAEETIASVKGWELPTFRQKVDTDSNYNKMLDYILQDSNFKYIDIGIASHNIFQIAYAMTRINRAGAQDSFTFEMLEGMNLKASFEVASRNKLILYAPVCDDAHFNNAIAYLVRRLDENTGKDNFMRYAFDLEIDSIAWKQQEQIFLQSIEGIKSVQETSYRQQNRLKAPFTQKANLASFFNEPDTDFILKPNREWAEAIKTKWLNTESIEVTPIIGDKTPKDNKREIKQKGGDKVIANVYLANKDSLKAAMAYVKQAQNILSYEKLGEILLKTAEIVAERRNDLIGIAALEVGKTFAETDAEVSEAIDFLRFYPHSMYKLLETHKDFMLKPKGVGVVITPWNFPVAISVGGIAASLASGNRVIYKPSNISAVTGSILTQCFYDAGLPKDYLVFLPASGKDVNEILLKEADFAILTGGEDTAYEILKENPTLFLSAETGGKNATIVSKMADRDQAVKNIIHSAFSNSGQKCSATSLLILEEEVYKDEQFKRTLIDAANSLHVGNPFDFKNKLGYLSSTIDEKVKQGLELEQGEEWVLAPSFEDENPYAMRPCIKYGVKEGSYSHKSEFFTPILSVICAKDLEHAIDIANSTGYGLTSGFESLDEREWDYYLKHIEAGNLYINKSTTGAIVLRQPFGGIKKSAVGFGRKAGSYNYVAQFVDIIPNNSTQENTDLNTNLHMGHSFIDSMQYLINITQDESIKNELKAFLQTAKSYAYFHENEFLQKRDFVHIRGEDNLFYYVPVKSVIYRVRKEDSLSDILSVIASTQLISAKLTISLKATEMSESLGFVLEHIKTLQLKNIAIEYQSLEQFIESAGEYELIRYLESPDNENLVYKELIGQGRAKGKLIAYHKPYANGYFELLYYHTERAASIAFHRYGNLGRRALQGNK